Proteins encoded within one genomic window of Gloeobacter kilaueensis JS1:
- the psbE gene encoding cytochrome b559 subunit alpha, whose product MSGSRSTGERPFSDIITSTRYWIIHIPALTILFASGFLFVSTGLAYDVFGTPRPDEYYNSDGSKKPLVNKRFEAKQVLDEGTKNK is encoded by the coding sequence ATGTCTGGATCGCGCAGCACGGGCGAACGCCCTTTCTCCGACATCATCACCAGCACCCGTTACTGGATCATTCATATACCGGCGCTGACAATTTTGTTTGCCAGCGGCTTTTTGTTCGTCTCGACGGGTCTGGCCTACGACGTGTTCGGTACGCCGCGTCCCGACGAGTACTACAACTCCGACGGCAGCAAGAAGCCTCTGGTCAACAAGCGCTTCGAGGCCAAGCAGGTTCTCGACGAAGGGACCAAGAACAAATAG
- a CDS encoding M20/M25/M40 family metallo-hydrolase — translation MHHEPVAPVSRRYRPFDSLFARLGQNRNVHPLAAQAALAIVLLGLAPAPTQAAPAAKDAQLEQITSEISASRIEATIRKLVSFGTRHTLSAKAAPDRGIAPATAWVHSEFERAARQGGARLEVKLDTFVQPVSARVPVPTQMTNVLAVLPGTSDPGRIYVVSGHLDSCVCAQDVLDATSDAPGADDDASGVAVVLELARVMAKERFPATIVFAAVVGEEQGLYGSAHLAEQYRAQGAQIEGMITNDIVGSSAGRTGPPALRVFSEGVPSDESEAQAKVRRSVGGENDAPSRQLARYIQEVAGRTVPGITVEPIWRRDRYSRGGDHIPFLQNGYPAVRFTEWLEDYRHQHQRLRTKDGIQYGDLPQFVDFNYVAQVARVNAVALASLALAPAAPKAVTIDSSLSNDTKLQWQAVPGAVGYQVVWRETTAPFWNHVQSTGTATSFTLPNLSKDNYFFGVQSLDSNGHASLVSFPKPTPR, via the coding sequence ATGCACCATGAACCAGTGGCCCCAGTTTCTCGCCGGTATCGCCCTTTTGATTCTTTATTTGCTCGCCTCGGCCAAAACCGAAATGTTCACCCGCTGGCCGCGCAGGCGGCGCTAGCGATTGTTCTTCTGGGGCTCGCCCCTGCCCCAACCCAGGCGGCTCCTGCGGCGAAGGACGCCCAGCTGGAGCAGATCACTTCCGAGATTTCTGCCAGCCGCATCGAGGCGACGATTCGCAAGCTCGTTTCCTTCGGCACCCGCCATACCCTTTCAGCCAAAGCAGCGCCCGATCGGGGGATCGCCCCTGCCACCGCCTGGGTACACTCCGAATTCGAGCGCGCCGCCCGCCAGGGTGGGGCGCGGCTGGAGGTCAAACTCGATACGTTCGTGCAGCCGGTCTCAGCGCGGGTGCCGGTGCCTACCCAGATGACGAACGTGCTGGCGGTCCTGCCCGGCACCAGCGATCCAGGCCGGATCTACGTGGTGAGCGGCCACCTCGACTCGTGCGTCTGCGCCCAGGATGTGCTCGATGCCACGAGCGACGCGCCGGGAGCGGACGACGACGCTTCGGGGGTGGCGGTGGTGCTGGAGTTGGCGCGAGTGATGGCAAAGGAGCGCTTCCCCGCCACGATCGTCTTTGCGGCGGTCGTGGGCGAGGAGCAGGGATTGTACGGTTCGGCGCACCTGGCAGAGCAGTACCGCGCCCAGGGTGCCCAGATCGAAGGGATGATCACCAACGACATCGTGGGCAGCAGCGCCGGGCGCACCGGCCCACCGGCCCTTCGGGTCTTCTCCGAAGGGGTGCCCAGCGACGAGAGCGAAGCGCAGGCAAAGGTGCGCCGCTCGGTGGGCGGCGAGAACGACGCGCCCTCGCGGCAGTTGGCCCGCTACATTCAGGAGGTGGCAGGCCGCACGGTACCGGGGATCACCGTCGAGCCCATCTGGCGGCGGGACCGCTACTCAAGGGGAGGCGATCACATTCCGTTTTTGCAGAACGGCTATCCGGCGGTGCGCTTTACCGAGTGGCTGGAGGACTACCGCCACCAGCACCAGCGCCTGCGCACCAAAGACGGCATCCAGTACGGCGATCTGCCCCAGTTCGTAGACTTTAACTACGTCGCCCAGGTGGCGCGGGTCAACGCCGTTGCCCTCGCCTCCCTCGCCCTGGCCCCCGCCGCTCCCAAAGCCGTCACGATCGACAGCAGCCTCAGCAACGATACGAAGCTGCAGTGGCAGGCTGTACCCGGCGCAGTGGGCTATCAGGTGGTCTGGCGGGAGACGACCGCCCCCTTCTGGAACCACGTCCAGTCCACTGGTACCGCCACCAGCTTCACCCTGCCCAATCTTTCAAAGGACAACTACTTCTTTGGCGTCCAGTCGCTCGACAGCAATGGCCACGCGAGCCTGGTCAGCTTTCCGAAACCTACTCCCCGCTGA
- the psbL gene encoding photosystem II reaction center protein L (may have a role in PSII core assembly, maintaining PSII dimers and donor side electron transfer), with product MSKDPRNPGVELNRTSLYMGLVLVLVIILLFSNYFLN from the coding sequence GTGTCCAAAGATCCGAGAAATCCTGGCGTTGAACTGAACCGCACTTCCCTTTACATGGGCCTGGTGCTGGTACTGGTCATCATTCTTTTGTTCTCCAACTATTTCCTCAACTAA
- a CDS encoding DUF6130 family protein has translation MNAPNQNAGEVRDPSPLIAIENEAPARLIVDPPLAGPLAQGRVFIQYRTENLRVLPVFGAGALDVSPRIGHVHITVDDAPWHFIDTSGETVVLVGLEPGPHRVLFELADPTHKVITSETVTFTVPAR, from the coding sequence ATGAACGCCCCCAACCAGAATGCCGGAGAGGTCCGCGATCCATCGCCACTCATCGCTATCGAAAACGAAGCACCGGCCAGGCTGATCGTTGATCCGCCGCTTGCTGGACCGCTCGCTCAGGGCCGCGTATTCATCCAGTATCGGACGGAGAATTTGCGTGTATTGCCGGTGTTCGGCGCAGGCGCTCTCGATGTCTCGCCGCGTATCGGTCATGTTCACATCACCGTCGATGACGCGCCATGGCACTTCATCGATACCAGCGGCGAGACAGTGGTTCTGGTGGGCCTGGAGCCTGGCCCGCACAGGGTTCTTTTTGAGCTGGCCGACCCCACACACAAAGTGATTACCAGCGAGACGGTGACCTTTACAGTACCCGCTCGTTAG
- a CDS encoding photosystem II reaction center protein J, which yields MPNRIPLWLVGVMAGLGVIAILGIFFYGAYTGVGAA from the coding sequence ATGCCGAACCGCATTCCTCTCTGGCTGGTAGGCGTGATGGCCGGTCTGGGCGTCATTGCCATCCTTGGCATCTTCTTCTACGGCGCTTACACCGGCGTCGGCGCTGCGTAA
- the accC gene encoding acetyl-CoA carboxylase biotin carboxylase subunit, which translates to MAYFRKILIANRGEIALRILRTCNELGISTVAVYSTADALSLHVQLADEAVCIGEAQPAKSYLYVPNLISAALTRDCDAIHPGYGFLSENSGFAEICTDHGLNFIGPSPEAIRKMGDKSTARDTMRAAGVPTVPGSDGLIESEKEATKVAEQIGYPVIIKATAGGGGRGMRIAGNSRELIKMLQTAQREAESAFGNRGVYIEKYLEEPRHVEFQILADKHGNVVHFGERDCSIQRRHQKLLEESPSPLLSAELRERMGEAAVQAARSIQYVGAGTVEFLVDRHGNFYFMEMNTRIQVEHPVTEMVTSTDLIAEQIRVAAGEALGYEQSDIQFRGHAIECRINCEDPDNDFRPTPGTVSAYLPPGGPGVRMDSHLYQGYKVPANYDSLLGKLIVWGRNREEAIRRMRRALQECAITGVPTTIPFHLRVLENAWFLRGDVYTNFVQRRMNP; encoded by the coding sequence GTGGCTTACTTTCGCAAGATCTTGATTGCCAACCGGGGCGAGATTGCCCTGCGCATCCTGCGCACCTGCAATGAGCTGGGCATCTCCACGGTGGCGGTCTACTCGACCGCAGACGCCCTGTCGCTGCACGTGCAATTGGCCGACGAGGCGGTGTGCATCGGTGAGGCCCAACCTGCTAAGAGTTATCTCTATGTTCCTAACTTGATTTCAGCGGCCCTCACCCGGGACTGCGACGCGATCCATCCTGGCTACGGCTTTTTATCTGAAAACAGCGGCTTCGCTGAAATTTGCACCGACCACGGCCTCAACTTCATCGGACCCTCCCCCGAGGCGATCCGCAAGATGGGGGACAAGTCCACCGCCCGCGACACGATGCGCGCCGCCGGTGTGCCGACGGTGCCCGGTTCAGATGGCCTCATCGAATCAGAAAAAGAAGCGACCAAAGTTGCCGAGCAGATTGGCTATCCCGTGATCATCAAGGCAACCGCCGGTGGGGGTGGCCGGGGAATGCGGATCGCAGGCAACAGCCGCGAACTCATCAAGATGCTCCAGACCGCCCAGCGGGAGGCAGAAAGTGCCTTCGGCAACCGGGGAGTCTATATCGAAAAGTACCTAGAAGAACCCCGCCACGTCGAATTTCAGATCCTCGCCGACAAACACGGCAATGTCGTCCACTTCGGCGAGCGCGACTGCTCGATCCAGCGCCGCCATCAAAAATTGCTCGAAGAATCGCCCAGCCCCCTGCTCAGCGCCGAGTTGCGCGAGCGGATGGGAGAGGCGGCGGTGCAGGCGGCGCGATCGATCCAGTACGTCGGTGCGGGCACGGTCGAATTTTTAGTGGACCGGCACGGCAACTTCTACTTTATGGAGATGAACACCCGCATCCAGGTCGAGCACCCGGTCACCGAGATGGTGACGAGCACCGACTTGATCGCCGAGCAAATTCGCGTCGCCGCCGGTGAAGCTCTCGGTTACGAGCAGAGCGACATCCAGTTTCGCGGCCATGCCATCGAGTGCCGGATCAACTGCGAAGATCCCGACAACGACTTTCGGCCCACCCCCGGCACGGTGAGCGCCTACCTGCCGCCGGGCGGACCGGGGGTGCGGATGGATTCGCACCTCTATCAGGGCTACAAGGTCCCGGCCAACTACGACTCGCTCCTGGGCAAACTCATCGTCTGGGGCCGCAACCGCGAGGAGGCGATCCGGCGGATGCGCCGGGCGCTGCAGGAGTGCGCGATAACAGGCGTGCCGACCACCATTCCCTTTCACCTGCGGGTGCTCGAAAATGCCTGGTTCTTGCGCGGTGATGTCTATACCAATTTTGTCCAGCGCCGGATGAACCCGTAA
- a CDS encoding DUF3155 domain-containing protein, whose amino-acid sequence MARRKRVNPRRLEGKRILDLVPRFGLECGDEKSVTAARKFIEAHSIQPPAIVVVQRSERNQERFFWGFKGLFSAQYVEEHHFMFPSLEMLRVRLTAEAQGDSVA is encoded by the coding sequence TTGGCCAGACGCAAGCGTGTCAATCCTCGTCGCCTGGAGGGCAAGCGCATCCTCGATCTGGTGCCGCGCTTCGGGTTGGAATGCGGCGATGAAAAGTCGGTGACGGCGGCGCGCAAGTTTATCGAGGCGCACAGTATCCAGCCACCGGCAATCGTCGTCGTTCAGCGCTCCGAGCGAAATCAGGAGCGCTTTTTTTGGGGCTTCAAGGGCTTATTCAGTGCCCAGTACGTCGAGGAGCACCACTTTATGTTTCCCTCCCTTGAGATGCTGCGTGTCCGGCTTACAGCCGAGGCCCAGGGCGATTCGGTCGCCTGA
- the upp gene encoding uracil phosphoribosyltransferase, which produces MALTIHVPPHPFIANLLAVCRDSATPVPIFRSAVADLGRWLTYECVRDWLPTLEVGVRTPLEVIAAARIIDANAPVAIVPILRAGLALLDGVLPLLPAAPVYHLGYARDEETLEANCYLDRLPERFAPQTRVLVLEPMLATGGTSLAAMAKLIERGVDPALVRILSIICAPAALQKLGGRYPSLVIYTAMIDEALDERGFIVPGLGDAGDRAFGTAYPPGVG; this is translated from the coding sequence ATGGCTCTTACTATCCACGTTCCTCCCCATCCGTTTATTGCCAATCTGCTCGCGGTCTGCCGCGACAGCGCCACGCCAGTTCCGATCTTTCGTTCTGCTGTGGCCGATCTGGGTCGCTGGCTCACCTACGAGTGCGTCCGCGACTGGCTGCCGACGCTCGAAGTCGGGGTACGCACGCCGCTGGAGGTGATCGCCGCTGCCCGAATTATCGACGCGAATGCGCCGGTGGCGATCGTGCCGATTCTGCGGGCCGGGCTGGCGCTGCTCGATGGGGTGCTGCCCCTGCTGCCTGCAGCGCCGGTCTATCACCTCGGCTATGCCCGCGACGAGGAGACGCTGGAGGCAAATTGTTATCTTGACCGATTGCCGGAGCGCTTCGCTCCCCAGACGCGGGTACTGGTGCTGGAGCCGATGCTCGCCACCGGCGGCACGAGCCTGGCGGCGATGGCAAAACTCATCGAGCGCGGCGTGGACCCGGCGCTGGTGCGGATTCTCTCGATCATCTGTGCGCCTGCGGCCCTGCAAAAGCTGGGAGGACGTTACCCATCGCTGGTCATCTACACGGCGATGATCGACGAAGCCCTCGACGAGCGCGGCTTCATCGTGCCGGGCCTCGGAGACGCTGGGGATAGAGCCTTCGGCACCGCCTATCCCCCAGGGGTAGGATGA
- a CDS encoding thioesterase II family protein — protein MSNKPASRWLQVPKSNPRAALRLFCLPYAGGSPIVFRDWPAFLPASIEVSALQLPGRGTRLQEAPFIRMEPLVEAAAQALLGFLDRPYALFGHSLGALTAFELARQFRKLNAPLPLVLFVSASRAPQLPRTDASTYNLPEPEFLAKLRRLNGTPEAILANAELMQLLLPALRADFTVLDTYTYNHQPPLGCPITVFGGEADTIGEAELVAWRVQTTAEFKLHILPGDHFFLSTQHVRLLAEIASALQPVDG, from the coding sequence ATGTCTAACAAGCCTGCCAGCCGCTGGCTTCAAGTACCGAAGTCCAACCCCCGAGCGGCACTTCGGCTTTTTTGCCTGCCTTACGCGGGCGGCAGTCCGATTGTCTTTCGCGACTGGCCCGCTTTTTTGCCTGCGAGCATCGAAGTGAGCGCCCTCCAGCTGCCGGGCCGGGGCACGCGCCTGCAGGAAGCGCCTTTTATACGGATGGAGCCCCTGGTCGAAGCAGCCGCCCAGGCTCTTTTGGGGTTTCTGGACCGCCCTTATGCCCTTTTTGGCCATAGCCTTGGAGCGCTGACCGCCTTTGAACTGGCCCGCCAGTTTCGCAAGTTGAACGCGCCCCTGCCGCTGGTGCTCTTTGTCTCCGCCAGCCGGGCACCGCAACTGCCCCGCACCGACGCCTCCACCTACAACCTGCCGGAGCCTGAATTTTTAGCAAAATTGCGCCGATTGAACGGTACACCCGAAGCGATCCTCGCCAACGCCGAGCTGATGCAACTGTTGCTACCGGCCTTGCGCGCCGATTTCACCGTGCTCGACACCTATACCTACAACCACCAGCCGCCCCTGGGCTGCCCGATCACCGTCTTCGGCGGCGAAGCGGACACGATTGGCGAAGCGGAACTGGTGGCCTGGCGCGTTCAAACCACTGCTGAATTTAAGCTGCACATACTGCCGGGCGATCACTTCTTCTTGAGCACGCAACACGTTAGACTGCTCGCCGAAATCGCCAGTGCCCTGCAACCTGTGGACGGTTAA
- a CDS encoding LuxR C-terminal-related transcriptional regulator has translation MSIRVVVVDDHPDVLLGAAAYLGNCPDIRLVAQAQTIAEALTAIRDHQPQVALVDLELPRAVGEAAEYLGGIQIARAIRGGGWPTRLIVMTGHQDRSGLVAAQPFVDCKPRVIYDYLLKTATPQERIEAIRHAAQGVGRPLKFDAPKLTPRERIVLRYMALGLENGEIAQKLVVAPSTVASHVKSLMAKILSEPGVDEGQLRRTRTLCVRRALEFGILRPDQINRNHLGRDPVRGT, from the coding sequence ATGTCAATCCGCGTTGTCGTTGTCGATGATCACCCGGATGTGCTGCTAGGTGCAGCGGCCTATTTGGGTAACTGTCCTGACATCCGGCTTGTCGCCCAGGCTCAGACGATCGCCGAAGCGTTGACGGCGATTCGCGACCACCAGCCCCAGGTCGCCCTGGTCGATCTCGAATTGCCCCGCGCCGTCGGCGAGGCGGCAGAATACCTGGGCGGCATCCAGATCGCCCGCGCTATCCGTGGCGGTGGCTGGCCGACGCGGCTCATCGTCATGACCGGTCACCAGGACCGCTCCGGGCTGGTAGCTGCCCAGCCGTTCGTCGATTGCAAGCCCCGCGTGATCTACGACTATCTGCTCAAGACCGCCACACCCCAGGAGCGCATCGAGGCGATCCGCCACGCTGCCCAGGGTGTGGGCCGTCCACTCAAATTTGACGCTCCCAAGCTCACGCCCCGCGAGCGCATCGTCCTGCGCTACATGGCCCTCGGTCTCGAAAACGGCGAAATTGCCCAAAAACTGGTGGTCGCCCCCTCGACGGTCGCCTCCCACGTCAAGTCGCTGATGGCCAAGATTCTCTCTGAGCCGGGGGTAGACGAGGGCCAACTGCGGCGCACCCGCACGCTCTGCGTGCGCCGGGCCTTAGAGTTTGGCATCTTGCGCCCCGATCAGATCAATCGCAACCATCTCGGGCGCGATCCGGTGCGCGGCACCTGA
- the psbF gene encoding cytochrome b559 subunit beta has product MTSSNRPTSGSGPQVVSYPVFTVRWLAVHALAVPTIFFLGALAAMQFIQR; this is encoded by the coding sequence ATGACTTCTTCAAATCGTCCCACAAGCGGCAGTGGTCCTCAGGTGGTCTCCTACCCGGTCTTTACTGTGCGCTGGCTGGCTGTCCACGCCCTGGCCGTACCCACGATCTTCTTTTTGGGTGCCCTCGCCGCCATGCAGTTCATCCAGAGATAA
- a CDS encoding substrate-binding domain-containing protein, with product MSGRRWWWMVLWFALLAAGCGQGGSQSGNEPVVGVSLLTRQDAFYRELERGLREEAARQKLTLRLDAGEFDLARQQSQLENYTVQKVAAIVVCPTDSQGIGPAIARANQAKIPVFTADIRAKDGQVVSHIASDNKAGGRLAGEYIARRLTGKGWVAIIDQPYIQSVIERVEGFEQALKAYPGIRIVARLTGDGVRDRSLKATEDLLQAQRKLDAVFAINDESAFGVLSALEAAGRKNVFVVGYDASEEARNLINKGDSPLVADVAQDPYQIGQRTIQAVSDYLAKKPVPPLIPVPVKLVERSTAAP from the coding sequence TTGAGTGGCAGGCGTTGGTGGTGGATGGTGCTCTGGTTTGCTCTTCTTGCTGCAGGCTGTGGCCAGGGAGGTTCCCAGTCGGGCAACGAGCCGGTGGTCGGAGTGTCGCTTCTTACTCGCCAGGACGCTTTTTATCGCGAACTGGAGCGCGGTCTGCGCGAAGAAGCCGCCAGACAAAAGCTGACCCTGCGCCTGGACGCTGGAGAATTTGACCTCGCCCGCCAGCAGAGCCAGCTTGAAAATTACACCGTCCAGAAAGTCGCGGCGATCGTCGTCTGTCCCACCGATTCTCAGGGCATCGGCCCGGCGATTGCCCGCGCCAATCAGGCGAAGATTCCGGTCTTTACCGCCGACATCCGCGCCAAAGATGGCCAGGTGGTCTCCCACATCGCCTCCGACAACAAGGCGGGCGGGCGACTCGCAGGCGAGTACATCGCCAGGCGGCTCACCGGCAAAGGCTGGGTGGCAATTATCGATCAGCCCTACATCCAGTCGGTGATCGAGCGGGTGGAGGGTTTTGAGCAGGCACTCAAAGCCTATCCGGGTATCCGGATCGTGGCCCGGCTGACCGGCGACGGCGTGCGCGACCGCTCGCTCAAGGCAACCGAGGATCTGCTGCAGGCCCAGCGCAAACTTGACGCCGTCTTTGCCATCAACGACGAATCGGCCTTCGGTGTCCTCTCGGCTCTGGAAGCCGCAGGACGCAAGAATGTCTTCGTCGTCGGCTACGACGCCTCCGAGGAGGCCCGCAACTTAATCAATAAGGGCGACTCTCCCCTGGTGGCCGATGTTGCCCAAGATCCCTACCAGATAGGCCAGCGGACGATCCAGGCCGTCAGCGATTATCTGGCGAAAAAACCGGTCCCGCCCCTCATCCCCGTGCCGGTCAAACTCGTCGAGCGCTCAACTGCCGCTCCATAA
- a CDS encoding GAF domain-containing hybrid sensor histidine kinase/response regulator, which translates to MDEHEHRDQKQLEAQIEQYRHELQRLKTIESRYLAANAECERLREQQQAAAERSTLLGRAAAILASSFDYQATLAAMGQLVVSYLADYCIVDLIEEDRTVRRQIIANVEPRTLELAWEVERRYPFDPNALYGPPRVVRTRLPEIVPVVADWVVAVYAQDDGHLQLLRRFGLRSYLCVPLIAGEKTLGALTFVLAHTERHYNSADLTLAQQLAERAAQAIVNARLHRAEQTARAEAQAANRTKDEFLAALSHELRTPLNSIIGFSQLLRRGRFNPAAIARATEAIERNGRLQAQLIDDLLDVSCMLRGQIQLQRQNVDLKAIVENVLAVVRPEIRSRGLTLKTRIARQLPAVEGDPRRLRQIFWNLISNAIKFTPDGGSILVQLKSTDGHICLSVRDTGVGIEADFLPHLFEIFRQADGTATRRHGGLGLGLSLVRHLIELHGGKIEVESAGIDQGSCFTVRLPEIESQAKSCPIRLPAANPSALAGLRVLVVLEHAALAHTLQNALIAQGATVQPAASIQEAMDFIETFRPDILVSDVISRDNQSAGRFALVRKLDEREECFSAPDTELNTTSITRRLLFADFAIRMALPQQPDDLAREVMRLAGRPAPPLPGEQPHPQA; encoded by the coding sequence GTGGACGAGCACGAGCACAGGGATCAAAAACAGCTGGAGGCGCAGATCGAGCAGTACCGCCATGAACTGCAGCGTCTCAAAACGATCGAGAGCCGCTACCTCGCCGCAAACGCCGAATGCGAGCGCCTGAGGGAGCAGCAACAGGCAGCGGCTGAACGATCGACGCTGCTGGGGCGCGCCGCTGCTATTCTCGCGTCCTCGTTTGACTACCAGGCGACGCTGGCGGCGATGGGCCAGCTGGTGGTGAGCTACCTGGCCGATTACTGCATCGTCGATCTGATCGAGGAGGACCGGACGGTGCGCCGTCAGATTATTGCCAACGTCGAACCCAGGACGCTGGAATTGGCCTGGGAAGTCGAGCGGCGCTATCCTTTTGATCCGAACGCGCTCTACGGTCCGCCGCGCGTCGTCCGCACCCGTCTGCCTGAGATCGTGCCGGTGGTGGCGGACTGGGTAGTGGCGGTCTACGCCCAGGACGATGGGCACCTGCAGCTGTTGCGCCGCTTTGGCCTGCGCTCATACCTGTGCGTGCCGCTCATCGCCGGAGAAAAAACCCTCGGTGCTTTGACTTTTGTGCTCGCCCATACCGAGCGCCACTACAACAGCGCCGATTTGACCCTGGCGCAGCAACTGGCGGAGCGGGCAGCCCAGGCGATCGTCAATGCCCGGCTGCACCGGGCCGAACAGACAGCCCGCGCCGAGGCCCAGGCCGCCAACCGGACAAAAGACGAGTTTCTCGCTGCCCTCAGCCACGAACTGCGCACCCCACTCAATTCGATCATCGGCTTCTCGCAGCTGCTGCGGCGGGGGCGCTTCAACCCGGCGGCGATTGCCCGCGCCACCGAGGCCATCGAGCGCAATGGCCGCCTGCAGGCGCAGCTGATCGACGATCTGCTCGATGTCTCCTGCATGTTGCGCGGGCAGATCCAGCTGCAGCGGCAGAACGTCGATCTCAAGGCGATCGTCGAAAATGTTTTAGCTGTCGTGCGCCCAGAAATTCGCAGCCGGGGTCTGACGCTCAAGACGCGCATTGCCCGCCAGTTGCCTGCCGTCGAAGGAGATCCGCGTCGGCTGCGGCAGATCTTCTGGAACTTGATCTCCAATGCGATCAAATTTACGCCGGATGGCGGCAGCATCCTCGTCCAGCTCAAGAGCACCGATGGTCATATCTGCCTGAGTGTCCGCGATACCGGCGTCGGCATCGAAGCGGATTTTCTGCCGCACCTGTTTGAAATTTTTCGGCAGGCAGATGGCACTGCGACCCGCCGCCACGGTGGCCTCGGGCTGGGTTTGAGCCTGGTCCGCCACCTTATCGAGTTGCACGGCGGCAAGATCGAGGTCGAGAGCGCCGGGATCGATCAGGGCAGCTGCTTTACTGTCCGTCTGCCGGAGATAGAAAGCCAGGCAAAAAGCTGCCCGATTCGCCTGCCTGCGGCCAATCCTTCTGCCCTGGCCGGACTGCGGGTGCTGGTCGTCCTTGAACACGCCGCCCTCGCCCACACCCTGCAAAACGCCCTGATTGCCCAGGGAGCGACCGTTCAGCCCGCTGCCTCGATTCAGGAGGCGATGGATTTTATCGAAACCTTCCGGCCCGACATCCTGGTGAGCGATGTTATCTCCCGAGACAACCAGTCGGCGGGCCGCTTCGCGCTGGTGCGCAAGCTCGATGAGCGCGAGGAGTGCTTCTCTGCCCCCGACACCGAATTGAACACCACCTCGATCACCCGTCGGTTGTTATTTGCCGACTTTGCGATCCGGATGGCCCTGCCCCAGCAACCGGACGATCTGGCCCGCGAAGTGATGCGCCTCGCTGGCCGCCCCGCCCCGCCCCTGCCAGGTGAGCAGCCCCATCCGCAAGCGTGA
- a CDS encoding tellurite resistance TerB family protein — MATSDFDGVFSSSATIPDELTFKEAVLAISALVMWSDGQIKTEELDTMSAFLMDKSFDMEAMKQASIKVSQIYYADGPGALFNAAKKVLNAPQRETAFELAIKTALADQEVAQQERDYVSALAKALDIPAKISQQIIAEYTGGKPELFNS; from the coding sequence ATGGCAACCTCTGACTTTGACGGCGTCTTTAGTAGCAGTGCAACCATTCCGGACGAGCTGACCTTCAAGGAAGCTGTCCTTGCCATCAGCGCCCTGGTGATGTGGAGCGATGGCCAGATAAAAACCGAGGAACTCGATACGATGTCCGCTTTTTTGATGGACAAGAGCTTCGATATGGAGGCGATGAAGCAGGCCAGCATCAAAGTCAGCCAGATTTACTACGCGGACGGACCGGGGGCGCTCTTTAACGCGGCAAAAAAAGTGCTCAACGCTCCCCAGCGAGAGACTGCCTTCGAGCTTGCGATCAAGACGGCCCTGGCCGACCAGGAAGTGGCCCAGCAAGAAAGAGATTACGTTTCAGCTCTGGCAAAGGCGCTCGATATTCCTGCCAAAATATCCCAGCAGATCATCGCCGAGTACACCGGCGGCAAACCGGAGTTGTTCAACAGCTGA